The window CACCTGCGGTTAAAGCAGCCCAAACTCGTCACGGTTCGCGTCAAATATATGCACGCTTCGAGGAAAGTGGTCCAGCCAATGACAAGGTCACAGCCGAAATAAGCCAGTTCATCGCTGAGCGTGACAGCTTTTATCTGGGAACAGTCAGTGCCAATGGTTGGCCCTACATTCAGTTCCGAGGTGGGCTCCCCGGTTTTTTGAAGGTAATTGATGAGAATACGCTGGGCTTTGCAGATTACAAAGGTAATGCACAGTACATCACGGTTGGCAATCTGGCTGAGAACAACAAGGCATTTATCTTCTTGATGGATTATCGCAATCGCAGGCGTCTAAAGCTATGGGGCCGTGCCACAGTCGTTGAAGATGACACCGGCTTGATTCAGGATCTATGTGATTCTAATTATCCGGTTGAGATTGAGCAGGCAATTCTCTTTCAGGTCGAAGCTTGGAATTGGAATTGTCCACAACATATTCCCATTCACTACTCAGAAAATGAGGTTACTGAAATAGTCAACAAGCTTCAAGATCGAATTGTGGAATTAGAGGGTCTGCTAACTCAGAAATGAGCAGATCTTTGCAACATCAGGTCTGGCTAAGTCTTAATTAGAATAAATGAGTCAGTTTTTAGGCTCAGCCTCCGTGCTCAGTTTTTAGGTTGATTCTGAAGAAGCTGATATCTTACACTTGCAAACATTAGTCACAGCACAATGAGCCGGTTCAGGTGCAAGATCTTGGCTTCTAATTAAATAATGCAGCGCAAATGAGCCAGCTTACCGTGACTAATCTACAACTTGTACAGAGCGAACTCAGTACAAAATGCTCGTGCAAGATATCAGCAAGTCGCTCTTATTGTTGTCCTCAGCAAGGTAGTAATTGGAAGCTTGCCAATCAGACTAAATACTGATGCAGTTGCCACTGAAACTGCAACTGCTCATTGTAGAGAGCCTCTCGCAGTTCTGTTCTCAATTCTGCCACCCTAGCCTCAGCATTACGGAGCGCTGCCTCTCTTTGTGCTCGCTGTGCAAGATAAGTGCCCACCGTCTTGATCTGCACTCGGCTCAGGGCTTCTAAGCGCTCTTTCGCTGCCAGAACTGCTAGCCGACCCCGCCAAACCTCGTCAAGAATCTCTACCGATGGCCGAAGCGATGCAGTGATCTCCATGGGAGCCTTTGAACTCTTCACGGATATAGTACACCAGTACTCACTGGACGCAAGGGGTAGGTTCTCTGAACTCTTTTCTTGCCTGTGCAACCGTTGGGCAGGCGGCATGGTAATGCCAGTCACCTGAGGTATTCCCTAACCCATTCATGAGACCACTAGCAGCATCATTCAGCTCACTGCGAACCTTCTACGTAGCAGCAGGCGACACTTCATTACTGAGCTGAACTTCAACACGATGTAAAATTCGTTACCTCTCTCTAACAAGCTTTGATCTAGGACACCTGAAGGCATCATTGATTACAACATGCAATCATCTTCAAGCAGGTTTAGTTCTCGTTAATCCACCATCGTCCTGAATCGCAGATGGTTCAGTTTTGTCAGGAGCAAGATATTTAATTTAGCTGCTGGCAGTTTGGGAGGAAGTTGCTGTCAGAACAATATCTCGGTCAGCCGGAGCCTCGGCAAAAACAGCTAAGCTCCACCTGACTACAGAAATACAAGAATCTAGTGAATGCTTTGATCGGTTTGCAACTGTTTCAAGGTCTAGTATTCACCACTACAATGTTGCTTAAAGATACGCTGTCAGCCTAGCAAATATCGCGTCCCATATATTCTTGAGCCCGTCATCCTGGCCTGTGTGAGTATGAGAAGACAGCTAGGAGTAGCCACACACATTGCAGAGACAGATAAAATCTTTAGTTTTACTTTAGACCCTCAAAACTATCAGCAACTGGAATCTATTTTGACTCACCCAAGAGCTCCCTGCCAGTTGATTGGTGAGCGTGGTGGTGATTTCAGAGATGAGTATCGACGTTAGCACCGTTTTATGATGCTACTGAAATTGGTCGTGTAGACAAAATGAGCAAAAAATGAGCACTTTTTGGTCTGGCCCCTACCCAATCTGTTCGTCACTCTGTGAATGGTACAGTTCAGGGCTCGGACAAGCATGAATCAGCCAGACCCGTACATTACTGGTTACAATCTTGGCCTTGCAGGACATGACCTGCCTGATGAACTTCTCAGCCTCTTAGCCTGGGCTGGCTGGCTGGCTGGCCTTCAAGAGCACAGAAATTTGCTCTACCAAGGCTTCATATTTCAATCTGACCAAACTATTTAGCTGCATTGTCAAAACTCAAGTTACCAACCCCGGTGCTTTCTAGGTAGGCCGGGGATTTGCTTGCTCCCAACTTTGCTCCACAGGCAAAAAGTGCTCTACCAGCTAACTGAGTAAATACGCTCAATTGATTAAGAATGGTCCTTGTCACTCTGACCCAAATCCTCGACCGAAACAGTGAGATTAGCTCTCTAATCACAACAGCCCCAATCGCAACAGCCCTAATCACAACAATGAGAGGCGTAAGTTCCCCACCGCCATCTCAACTTTTTCTTGCTTCAGCTCAGTTCTCAAAGGAAACGATGCTGTCTGCAGCAGATCCAGCGCTAGGTTGGTTGGATTGTTTGATGCGCACAATTCAACTTAAAAACCAGCAGCCAGCTGAAAGTTTCAAACAGGCACATAGTTGAATTCAGTATAATTGCCGAAGGCGATGTGTTTTGAATGACCTTCTTCACAACCACTACTGAGCAGCCAGAGATTGCGGCTACCAAAGCAGACTAATACTCTAGCTGGGCTTTTTGTCAGACGAGAACCAACCACTAGGGGGATCATTTCAGTGTTTACCTTCTCGACCTTTGCTCGTATTGTCAAGTTTTTGGATTCTGACCAAACTTTGGCCTGGATTATTTCTAAAGGGACCCTTGCCACTAATGCTGTTGCTGTTGGTTTAGTAGTCAAAGGGTTAGCGCTACACACCGGTTTACCTTTATCAATGACTGCCATTCCCTTAATCATCTATACCTGCCGTTATCGCTACGAAAGCCGACGCAGATTGCCCACAGCCAGATCTCAAATTAGTGGTGTCCTCGTCTGGGGTTGCTTAGCAGGTCAAAGCCTTATCTTCAGCGGCGGGATTCTCTAGAGCTGCACTTGAGCCTCCGGGCTCAAACCTGTCAGACTAAGCAGCAGGCCCAGTAACCGGCTCAGTAACCGACTCACTAACAGCTGAACTGCGATGGTCCTAGTAGCAACTCATCCGGTGGCACTCATTCGTGAAAGCGACCCGTGCGCTCATTCCGTTAGCTGGGCTTGCCTCGCGTCTGCATCCCGCAACCCGAGTCATTCCTAAGGCACTACTGCCTATACCCGGACCCGATGGTTCTCTGCGGCCAGCAGTGGACTGGATCGTGCGCGAGGCAGTTGCCAGCGGCATTGATGAGGTCGTGCTAATCATCTCGCCCCGTGATGGAGACTTGATTCGTCACTACTTCGAGGAGCCACCCTCAGTTGCACCAGAGGGGACTAGCAGCCGCCGTATCTTAGCTGCCTGGGAAGCAGTGGCAGAGTTGGCTAGGCAACTCATCTATGTTGAGCAGCCGACCCCAGGCGGCTTCGGCGATGCAGTTCTGCAAGCGCAGGCAGTCGTTGGCAGCGAGCCCTTCGTCTTGCTACTAGGCGACCATCTCTATCGGTCTCACACGGCAGTTTCCTGCGTGCGCCAAGTTCTCAACCTAGCCGAACATACTGGGCAAGGGGTTTTGGCTGTGAGCCGGTGCGGAGAAGCAGAACTGAGCCAGCGTGGTGTTATTGGCGTTCAGCCCCTGCCCGGACCCACAGACCAGTTTAAGCTCACTGAAATGCATGAGAAGCCTACGCCCCAAGCAGTGGCAAACCTACGCATCTCCGGCACTAATCCACCGCAGTACTTTTGCCTATTTGGCATCTACCTATTGCCCGCCCGGTTCATGGCCGATTTAGCGGCTGCGAGTCAGCAACAGCAGGGTGAACTAGATTTGTCAGGCGCTTTGCAACGTTGGATTTCCCGCGATGGCGGCCTAGCTTATGAAGTAGCAGGGGAATCCTTTGACATCGGCATGCCTGACCAATATCGCAGAACAGTCATCCGTTTCTCGGAACCACTGTAGAAGCTTTTGTTCACCAAGCTCTTGTTTGCAAACCTACAAAACTCTGTTCAGCAAACTATAAAGTACAGAGTTAACAATACTCAAAGCGATTGCACCCAACAGAGCACTCCAAATCCCCCAACGTAAGCGGAATCCGCTTACCAGCAGAGCGGCTAAACCGAAGATAATCGTGTTCACAATCAACGCCAAAATGCCCAGCGTCAAAATCTTGATCAGGGGTAGGCTCACCAAAGCTGAAAGCGGCCAGAGTAGAGCATTCAAGATACCGAAAACCGCCGCTGACACCACAGCCTTGCCAAAGCTATCAATCTCAATGCCTAAAGGCAACTTAGAGAGAATAAACAAGCTGACACTAGTTACCAACCAGCTTAAAAGAATCCCGACCATAGTTCAGATAGCTCCTTGCATGAGTAGTGGTAGGTTTAGAAGAGTTGCCTCTAGAGCCTATCGCAAGGCCTGACCTCTGTATATAGATAGAACTTCACCGGTTCTTATAGAAATTTTGCTACAAATAACCGACCCGCTAAGCTAACCCTCCCAGTCCCCAAGCTAGCAAGATCGCAACACTGGCTCCAATCAGAGTATTCACAGCATTAACAACCTCATTGGTTAACCAGGGCAGGCGCGATTGCAAAGTTGCTCCAATCACACTTTCTATAGTTGTGGCAACCAATGCTGCTATGACGCTTAGCAGCACGCCCAGCCAGTTCACCAGTCCCACAGCCAGCCCTACTAATGCGAGGGCCAGGGAACCCATAACACCAGCCAGAGTCCCCTCCGCACTCACCGCTCCCTCTGTACCCCGGGGCACAGGTGCCAGTGTCGTAATTAGAAAGGTGTGTTTACCGTAGGCTTTGCCTACCTCACTCGCTGTCGTATCCGAAAGCTTGGTCGCAAAACTGGCAACATAGCCGAGCCATAACAACTCTTGGACTGGCGAAGGTGACAGCGCCGCGGCTAAAGCACAGAGCGCCCCTGCCAGAGCAGAACCCCATACATTTTCAGGTCCCCGCGCACCGTCTCGCTTCTCAGCAATGCCCTCAGCCTGCTTACGAGCCATGCCGACCCGGGTCACCCCAGACCCCACCAGAAAGTAGAACATCACAACGACGTACCCCTGCCAGCCCAGGGTCCCCCAAACTAGGACACCCAAGGCCCAGGCATGTAGCAACCCAGCGGGGGTGAGTAATTTCTTCGGTGCAACCCAGGCAACCAGCACTAGGACACTGTTGAGGGCAACCCCGATCAACCAAGGCATCAATTCTGCACTACTCATGCCAATCGTCCCCGCTCAAGCTAGCTCCCCCATTTTGCTAGAAATTAGGGACACTGTGCGCAGGAGACTATGTTATGAGTTTCACTGGAACGGTTCGCTTCCATTTGGCCTTTCCGGTCAATGACCTGGTTAAAACGCGAGCATTTTACGTAGAAGGTTTGGGTTGTGAGCTGGGGCGTGAATCCGCTTACTCCTTGATTCTGGGCCTAGGGGAGCATCAACTCGTTGCCCACCTCACGGCAGAACCCCTAGAACCCCAAAACGGGATTTATCCCCGTCATTTTGGTTTGGTTTTCGAGCTAGAGTCTGACTGGGAAGCACTTCTGGAAAGGGCACAGCGCCACCAATTAACCTTCTACCAGCAACCCAAGCACCGCTTCCCCGGCAGCCCTCTAGAACATCGGACCTTCTTCCTGGCCGATCCTTTTCACAACTTGCTGGAATTCAAGTTCTACCGCCATAGCAGCGCAATCTTGGGCCAGCGGGAGCTAACTCAGGTGGGTGACAGAGGCTAAGCCACTCTGACCGACCTGAAACTGCGTCGTCATACCCTTGACATACAGCAGCCATGCGAACCAGATACTTTGAGCTTGGCGAGAACATTCGCAGAGATTTAAACTCCCCCGGCGACGGGGGTTTTTTATGCTGTCAAGCAGGCACCCCAGTCCAAAAAATTCCTGGGCAACAGGCCACAAACGATTCCCAAAGTCCGCCTGCTAATGGTATGGTAATAATCCGTGAGTCATGGGTCGGTGCCCGAGCGGTTAATGGGGGCGGACTGTAAATCCGCTGGCTACGCCTACGCTAGTTCGAATCTAGCCCGGCCCATCTCAACTGAAATAGCCCTCCAGCAACAGCTTGGAGGGTTTTTTAGTATTTGAGCGGTGGAGAGACCCCACGAGCGAGACCTCTCTAACGCAGGAAAATCAGGAGAGCAAGGTTGAAAGCTGGGTTGCTCAATTTGAGAAGTACTACTTCGACCAGCGCAAACGCAACGGTCAGCCGGACAAACATGGCAAGTTAGGACTGCAAGTCGCAATGGATTGCCAGTAGCAGGCTTAGGATGCCTCTCTCGCTTTTAATTGCAAATTCAGCTGTAAGACAGGGCGAACTTCGGTGCTCGGCGGATAGTAATTGAGATCTGCTTCCATCAGGTGATGAGGCAAATCGCAAATGGTTATCTCCTCCAGAGATTGCCAATGCAGTCTTCGAAAGAAGCGCACATTTTGTAATTGCACCGTTGCTAAGAAACGGGTGCAGCCCCAAGTATTAGCCGTTGTAACGGCCTTATAGATTAGGCCCTTACCAATCTGACCCGCACGACGATAATCCTGATGGACCCCCAGCCTGCCGCCGTACCAAAGTCCAGGCTGTGGCTCATAGATGCGGACGACCCCTACTACTGGGTTACAGGCAACTGCTTCGTGATCGATAGCCACAATCGGATAGGCGATTGCATCGATCTCATCTTCATCACTGTCTGCGAATAGAGCTTGTTCGCCGCAGAAGATAGTCTGCCGCAACTTAAAGTAGTTTGCTACCTCACTAGAAGATAGCGCCAGCTTAAAGCTATAGCGTTGGTTAATCTGAGTCTCCATGTCCCTAGAGATGTTTTAGCGTTTAAGCAAGCGTCAGGATAAACGCAGCTATTTTTCGAAGGTAGAAAGAGCAGAACAAGCGCCACACTTGGCACAGCCTGCCTTAATTTCTGCGGAAGACATTCCGGCTTGTCTCAGCATCTTGCCAACTTGTGCATACAGAGCGAACATAAACTCGCTCTTGGGTGCAGGATGATTAGCGAGCGGCGTTCCGGTAATTGGGACAAAGGGTACGACAAAGGGATAAACCCCAAGCTGAATAAGACGCTCACTGGTTTTGAGGAGTGTTTCCAAGCTATCGCCTAGACCCGCTAGCAGATAAGTGCTGACCTGTCCCCAACCAAAAACATCAACCGCTGCCGCAAAAGCCTCGAAGTAATACTCCAGAGGTACAGTTGCTTTGCCGGGCATGATTTTGGCCCGCACCTGTGGGTCAGCGGCCTCTAAATGCATGCCTAAACTATCAATACCCGCGGCTCGCATGCGCTCCAACCAAATGAAATCATCGGGCGGTTCACACTGAGCTTGAATCGGAAGATTGACTCTGGCTTTCACTGCTCTAGCGCATTCAGTCAGGTAAGCTGCGCCGCGATCAGTGGTGTTGGGGGTTCCAGTGGTCATTACTAGATGTTTTACGCCATCTAGCCGTACCGCAGCCTCTGCCACCTCTGCCAATTGGTTAGGGGTTTTACGAGCAATGGTGCGCCCAGCGTTCAATGATTGCCCAATCGCACAAAATTGGCAGGAAGTTGCTGTGTCGTTGTAGCGCATGCAGGTTTGCAGAACCGTCGTCGCTAAAACGTCATGACTGTGCAGCAGGGCAATTTTCCAATAAGGAATCTCCTCAGCAGTTGTGAGATTGTAGAACTTGGGTTGCTTGGGAAACTCGATCGCTGTTACTGCAGCTCCATCTAGCTCTAAAACTGCTTCTGAAACTGCCTGATCTGCTGCCTGCTCAAGCTTGACCGTGTAGGGTGATTGCGCTGCCGTACTGTTAAAAATTGGCACCATCACTGTTGTGCCATCTACAGTCACGGCTTTGTGGTCGGAGGGACCTGCTCCACCTTTGCGTCCGTCAGCGCCAATCCCAGGTTTAATCAGCTTCAGCCCGTGGGACTGTAATTGTGTAATCAACTGTTGT of the Leptolyngbya sp. FACHB-261 genome contains:
- a CDS encoding pyridoxamine 5'-phosphate oxidase family protein; protein product: MPRKFSQIAFTPAVKAAQTRHGSRQIYARFEESGPANDKVTAEISQFIAERDSFYLGTVSANGWPYIQFRGGLPGFLKVIDENTLGFADYKGNAQYITVGNLAENNKAFIFLMDYRNRRRLKLWGRATVVEDDTGLIQDLCDSNYPVEIEQAILFQVEAWNWNCPQHIPIHYSENEVTEIVNKLQDRIVELEGLLTQK
- a CDS encoding sugar phosphate nucleotidyltransferase; its protein translation is MKATRALIPLAGLASRLHPATRVIPKALLPIPGPDGSLRPAVDWIVREAVASGIDEVVLIISPRDGDLIRHYFEEPPSVAPEGTSSRRILAAWEAVAELARQLIYVEQPTPGGFGDAVLQAQAVVGSEPFVLLLGDHLYRSHTAVSCVRQVLNLAEHTGQGVLAVSRCGEAELSQRGVIGVQPLPGPTDQFKLTEMHEKPTPQAVANLRISGTNPPQYFCLFGIYLLPARFMADLAAASQQQQGELDLSGALQRWISRDGGLAYEVAGESFDIGMPDQYRRTVIRFSEPL
- a CDS encoding phage holin family protein codes for the protein MVGILLSWLVTSVSLFILSKLPLGIEIDSFGKAVVSAAVFGILNALLWPLSALVSLPLIKILTLGILALIVNTIIFGLAALLVSGFRLRWGIWSALLGAIALSIVNSVLYSLLNRVL
- a CDS encoding TIGR00297 family protein; the encoded protein is MSSAELMPWLIGVALNSVLVLVAWVAPKKLLTPAGLLHAWALGVLVWGTLGWQGYVVVMFYFLVGSGVTRVGMARKQAEGIAEKRDGARGPENVWGSALAGALCALAAALSPSPVQELLWLGYVASFATKLSDTTASEVGKAYGKHTFLITTLAPVPRGTEGAVSAEGTLAGVMGSLALALVGLAVGLVNWLGVLLSVIAALVATTIESVIGATLQSRLPWLTNEVVNAVNTLIGASVAILLAWGLGGLA
- a CDS encoding VOC family protein, translated to MSFTGTVRFHLAFPVNDLVKTRAFYVEGLGCELGRESAYSLILGLGEHQLVAHLTAEPLEPQNGIYPRHFGLVFELESDWEALLERAQRHQLTFYQQPKHRFPGSPLEHRTFFLADPFHNLLEFKFYRHSSAILGQRELTQVGDRG
- a CDS encoding MSMEG_0567/Sll0786 family nitrogen starvation N-acetyltransferase — protein: METQINQRYSFKLALSSSEVANYFKLRQTIFCGEQALFADSDEDEIDAIAYPIVAIDHEAVACNPVVGVVRIYEPQPGLWYGGRLGVHQDYRRAGQIGKGLIYKAVTTANTWGCTRFLATVQLQNVRFFRRLHWQSLEEITICDLPHHLMEADLNYYPPSTEVRPVLQLNLQLKAREAS
- a CDS encoding MSMEG_0568 family radical SAM protein, whose protein sequence is MPVNKQQLITQLQSHGLKLIKPGIGADGRKGGAGPSDHKAVTVDGTTVMVPIFNSTAAQSPYTVKLEQAADQAVSEAVLELDGAAVTAIEFPKQPKFYNLTTAEEIPYWKIALLHSHDVLATTVLQTCMRYNDTATSCQFCAIGQSLNAGRTIARKTPNQLAEVAEAAVRLDGVKHLVMTTGTPNTTDRGAAYLTECARAVKARVNLPIQAQCEPPDDFIWLERMRAAGIDSLGMHLEAADPQVRAKIMPGKATVPLEYYFEAFAAAVDVFGWGQVSTYLLAGLGDSLETLLKTSERLIQLGVYPFVVPFVPITGTPLANHPAPKSEFMFALYAQVGKMLRQAGMSSAEIKAGCAKCGACSALSTFEK